A single Pseudodesulfovibrio aespoeensis Aspo-2 DNA region contains:
- a CDS encoding sulfite exporter TauE/SafE family protein, whose amino-acid sequence MDILVICLVSLAVSGLTLFSGFGLGTVLMPVMAVFFPIETAVAMTAVVHLANNAFKLLLFGRQADYRVVLRFGIPAFFASLAGAWLLIHVAGLPSLFRYELFGADFEVSPIKLLIGLLILFFACLEIRSKGSGYRFAPSWLPVGGAVSGFFGGLSGNQGAFRSAFLLGAGLSKEAFVATGVVLACVVDISRLSIYGGVAGSRLISDNLPLLAAATASAFAGSFAGSRLLKKVTLTTVRLLVSVLLLMLGAALSLGLI is encoded by the coding sequence ATGGATATCCTCGTCATCTGTCTGGTGAGTCTCGCCGTGTCCGGGTTGACGCTCTTTTCCGGCTTCGGCCTTGGAACCGTGCTCATGCCGGTCATGGCCGTCTTCTTCCCCATCGAAACCGCCGTGGCCATGACCGCCGTGGTTCACCTCGCCAACAACGCCTTCAAGCTGCTCCTGTTCGGCAGGCAGGCCGACTACCGGGTTGTTCTCCGCTTCGGGATTCCGGCCTTTTTCGCCAGCCTCGCCGGAGCGTGGCTGCTGATCCATGTCGCCGGGCTGCCCAGCCTGTTTCGATACGAATTGTTCGGAGCCGACTTCGAGGTCTCTCCGATCAAGCTGCTGATCGGCCTGCTCATCCTCTTCTTCGCCTGTCTCGAAATCCGCTCGAAAGGTTCGGGGTACCGCTTTGCGCCGTCATGGCTCCCGGTGGGCGGTGCGGTGAGCGGCTTTTTCGGAGGCCTCTCCGGCAACCAGGGCGCGTTCCGAAGCGCCTTTCTCCTGGGCGCAGGGCTGTCCAAGGAGGCCTTTGTCGCCACAGGCGTTGTCCTGGCATGCGTCGTGGACATCTCGCGGCTGAGCATATACGGCGGAGTGGCAGGCTCCCGGTTGATCTCGGACAATCTGCCGCTTCTTGCCGCGGCAACGGCCTCGGCCTTTGCCGGCTCGTTTGCCGGGAGCCGCCTGCTCAAGAAGGTCACCCTGACCACGGTCAGACTCCTGGTGAGCGTGCTCCTGCTCATGCTCGGAGCGGCCCTGAGCCTCGGCCTCATCTAA
- a CDS encoding DUF2721 domain-containing protein, producing the protein MQISVTTPALLFPAISLFMLAFTNRFLSLGARIRTLHDKYRGEKDESTRKQIENLRVRVHMIRRMQGYGVLSMLTCIFSMVCLFQEWELTGAGLFGLSLLFLVISLWISFLEIRISVQALDILLADMERSPE; encoded by the coding sequence ATGCAGATTTCCGTCACCACCCCGGCCCTGCTCTTTCCGGCCATTTCGCTGTTCATGCTCGCTTTCACCAACCGGTTTTTGTCCCTTGGCGCGCGCATCCGCACCCTGCATGACAAGTATCGGGGCGAGAAGGACGAATCCACCCGCAAGCAGATCGAGAACCTGCGCGTGCGGGTCCACATGATCCGGCGCATGCAGGGCTACGGCGTCCTCTCCATGCTCACCTGCATCTTCTCCATGGTCTGCCTGTTTCAGGAGTGGGAACTGACCGGGGCCGGACTGTTCGGCCTGAGTCTGCTCTTCCTCGTCATCTCGCTCTGGATATCCTTCCTCGAAATCCGCATCTCGGTCCAGGCCCTGGACATCCTGCTGGCGGACATGGAGCGCAGTCCGGAGTAA
- the mnmE gene encoding tRNA uridine-5-carboxymethylaminomethyl(34) synthesis GTPase MnmE produces the protein MLDPRRSRDTIAAIATPPGDGGVGIVRISGDRSRAIAARIFRPARASFTEFIPYTLHYGRIVDGRDAVLDDVLVACMPGPGSYTGEDVVEINCHGGRAVLAAVLEEVLRCGARLAERGEFTYRAFMHGRLDLTQAEAVAEMIHAPTRSAAHLAQAKLSGLLGQRIAALRTRLEALRAALAVAVDFPDDEVECLPPEALAGGVAGVRVDIMDLLRAVDRTRTWREGALVVLAGRVNAGKSSLMNGLLGRTRAIVTDQPGTTRDYLEETVTLDGLSVRLVDTAGMRADTAAAPRIDAVEAAGMAMGRELMDRADLVLLLADGTAPLDSGTLSLATVLSPERTLAVLTRRDLPGFDPAHGAPLAGLGFELVEISSVTGHGLDTLCARVRERVLAGAGQPDPDELAPNARQAAILAEAAEELRQLEADALAAVPYDLLGVRLETACVTLSSITGEITSQEVLASIFDTFCIGK, from the coding sequence ATGCTCGATCCCCGACGCTCCCGAGACACCATCGCCGCCATCGCCACCCCGCCAGGCGACGGCGGGGTAGGCATCGTCCGCATCAGCGGCGACAGGAGCCGGGCCATTGCCGCCCGCATCTTCAGGCCCGCCCGCGCCTCCTTCACCGAGTTCATCCCCTACACCCTGCACTATGGCCGCATCGTTGATGGCCGGGACGCAGTCCTTGACGACGTTCTCGTGGCCTGCATGCCCGGCCCTGGCTCCTACACCGGCGAGGATGTGGTGGAGATCAACTGTCACGGTGGCCGCGCCGTGCTGGCCGCCGTGCTCGAAGAAGTGTTGCGCTGCGGAGCCAGGCTGGCCGAGCGCGGCGAGTTCACCTACCGCGCCTTCATGCATGGCCGCCTCGACCTGACCCAGGCCGAGGCCGTGGCCGAGATGATCCACGCGCCCACCCGAAGCGCCGCGCACCTGGCCCAGGCCAAGCTCTCTGGCCTGCTCGGCCAGCGCATCGCCGCCCTGCGGACGCGGCTTGAAGCCTTGCGCGCAGCGCTCGCCGTGGCCGTGGATTTCCCGGACGACGAGGTGGAGTGTCTGCCGCCCGAAGCGCTGGCCGGGGGGGTGGCCGGGGTCCGGGTTGACATCATGGACCTGCTTCGGGCCGTGGACCGTACCAGGACGTGGCGCGAGGGCGCGCTGGTGGTCCTGGCGGGCCGGGTCAACGCGGGCAAGTCGAGCCTGATGAACGGTCTTTTGGGACGCACCAGGGCCATTGTCACCGACCAGCCCGGCACCACCCGCGATTATCTTGAGGAGACCGTCACCCTCGACGGCCTGAGCGTCCGTCTGGTGGATACGGCGGGCATGCGTGCCGACACCGCTGCTGCTCCACGCATAGACGCGGTCGAGGCCGCCGGGATGGCCATGGGCCGCGAGCTGATGGACCGGGCCGACCTCGTGCTGCTCTTGGCCGACGGCACCGCCCCCTTGGACAGCGGGACTCTGAGCCTTGCCACCGTACTCTCCCCGGAGCGTACCCTGGCGGTCCTGACCCGGCGCGACCTGCCGGGGTTCGATCCGGCCCACGGCGCGCCCCTGGCCGGGTTGGGCTTTGAACTGGTGGAGATATCGTCTGTCACGGGCCATGGCCTGGACACCCTGTGTGCGCGGGTCCGCGAGCGGGTGCTGGCGGGCGCGGGCCAGCCCGATCCCGACGAGCTGGCCCCCAATGCGCGCCAAGCCGCCATCCTGGCCGAGGCTGCCGAGGAGCTGCGGCAGCTTGAGGCAGACGCCCTGGCCGCCGTCCCATACGATTTGCTCGGCGTGCGGCTGGAGACGGCCTGCGTCACACTCTCGTCCATCACCGGCGAAATCACCTCCCAGGAGGTGCTGGCTTCCATCTTCGACACCTTCTGCATAGGGAAATGA